The Paenarthrobacter aurescens region GCCAAAGCCTGTGGTCGTCTGGTCTCGGTTAGACCCCGAGGGCTGCGTTTGAACAACTCTTAGCCCTTTGCTCTCAAAGATCTCCCTTACCGTCTTATGTATTGCTGCAGCCTGCTCTTCTGTGATCGTGCCCTGCGTACTGTCGTAATTGAACCGAGTGCCCTCGGTCCCGTCCGGGAGGGGGCACGCCATGCCGGGTTTATCGGGTGTAATTTTCGTCCAGTCGCCAGGGGCGAGAGCTTGAATTTGTGTGAAGATGTCGAGGTATTCCGTGCGGGCTTGTTCTGGTCCCCTAGTTTGCTCCTCGGTGCTGGTAGGTGGGTTGGTGCTCGGCGTTGTTCCGCACCCAGTGAGGACCAGAAGAAGGACCGCCGTGGCGGGAAGGGCACGCCAGTAATGGCGGCGTCTCGGGGTCATTGTTTCCTACCGGAATTTGCCTTCCGGATCGGAAAAACAACGGGTGTTCCCTCCGAGGGCGATGCCGTATTTGCCTGTGGTGAGTCCCATGACGAACTTTTCGGGGCCGAACACGTCGGTTCTTCTGACAAAGTTTTCGCCTCCGTCGGTGTGTTGCGTGACGGTGAACCCTGTGGTATGGAACTCAGCCTTGACCTTGTCGTGGAGAGCGTCCATTTCTTCCCGGCTCAGCGGGCTTCGGGTGGCATCGAAAGAGACTTGGGTGCCTTCAGTGCCGAGAGGGCCATCACAGACCCCTCCGGGTTTGTCTGGCGTGACCTTTGTCCAGTCGCCTGGGGCGTGGGCTTGAATCTTGGTGAAGAGATCGAGATATTCCTTGCGGGCTTGTTCTGATCCCATGGTCTGCTCCGCGGTGCTGGTAGGAGGATTGGTGGTCGTCGTCGTCCCGCATCCTGCAAGGGTGAGAAGAATGATGGCTGCCGCGGGAAGGACACGTCTGTAAACGGGGTGGAGTTTGGTGGTCATCGTTTCGCATTCGTGAGTTGATCGTGCAGACCGAGAGAGATCTTGGCTTGGTTAATGCTTGACTCGGTTCTCCTGTCGAAGTATCCGTAGATGCCGTTTTCGCCTCCAGTTTGTCCATCATGGGTCTTCGTGGGGTGCTCGATGGTGCCATCCGGTGCTGTCGCGCCGTCTGTGCCGAAGGTGACGGCCCCGAACCCCGGGTCGGTGGTGTATTTGCGGTACGAGCCAGCACCATGCCCGATCACTGCTGTGTAGTCCACGGTGTAAGTTCCCCGGTAAACGGTGCCGCCGGGGTTCAGGTGGAGATCTTTCACAGAGGTCACGTTATCAGGGGCTCCAACGTCACCGACGAGAACGACGTTATCGACAGGCAGCTCTTTTTTTGCTGCTTCCATTACCCCGAGGGATCCCATGGAGTGCCCGATAGCTGTTGTCATGGCAGTGTTGTCGAGGCTTTCATGAACAGCGTTGAACCCTGTCACGTCGTTGCGAAGGGCAGCTCCCACGACTTTTGCCTGGTCGTTGCTGAACACACCGAGGTCCTTGGCTGGTTCAGCGCCAATCCAGGCAACGACGGCAAGGCGGTCCGGGTCAATTCCATGAGGGACAGCATGTTCACGTTGATCGGCTCTTTGATCCTTGGCCTGCTTGGTTTTGGAGGACATGTCATGGCCAACGGTGGTATTCAGCCCGGGGACCTGGTAGGTGACGTGCTTGGCGGCATCGAGGTCTCCCACGGAAATAGATGCACCATATCCAGTCTCTGATCCTTGCCGCAGTCCAAAGGGAACGAAGCTTACGAGTTGAAAAGCCGATGACTCGTCATCGGCGTCGGCAACTTTGGGGTCGCCATTGGTGTCGTAGAGCGATTCCCAGACTTTGTTGACCATGCCTTCCTGGGAGCCTTCATCAACTTCTCCGCCGTGCTCTTGGCGGTATTTCTTCCAGTGGTCGTGCATTTGCAGCAACTTTTGGCGGTTGGCAAGGTCCCGGGCGGTCGCGGTGACACCGTTCAGGTTACCTATGACGTCCGGAAGAGCTTCGATCAGAAGGTGCTGTGCTTCACTGACGGTAACTTTCCCTGTGGCAGGCTCGACGGTGTGGCCGAGACCAGACCACCACGTGGCTGTCGCTACGGGGGTCCAGTCCTGGTTGGGTCAGGAGTTCCCGCAGCCGGGCGGTGCCACCCTTACCGAGCCAAACCTTCCGTTGCGCGGCACTCATGGTTCCGAGGTCGTTCAGGCCCACTTGGTTTGGTGCTGCGTACTGGATGAAGAGTCCGTTGAGCGTGCTGTCTGCGACGGCGCCACTGCCTGCTGTTTCGAATGCGGTGGCGACCTGCTCTATCCAATTGGCATCTGCTGCGTTGGCGGCGAGCAGTCGCTCAAAACCAGCAACAAAAGATTCAGTCTCGATGTTCACCCAGGAACATGATGCTGTGAAGCTGCTCCAGGCGTTCCGGGCTGCGGCAAAGTGTGTGTTCAGGGTGTTCGTGGCAGTCCGGGACACCGACGCGAAGCCGCGCAACTTGCCCGGATCAGCTGAGGTGGTTCCGGTTCCCGGCCCGCCGGCGAACCGGGGCCGTTCCCGCGCCGAAAACGCAGCTGCAACTGTAGGCGCAGCAATCGGCGTTCTCTCGGGCATTGGGTCCAGGACCATGGTGGCGACTGTTGCGGATGCTTCGGCGATGTTCCCGGAGAGCAGTTGCTGTTTGCGGAGATTGTCGCGTTGCTGCCAGGCGTCCATGTTCTTTTGCCGGGTTTTCTCTTGCTGGGCCCTGTGCTTGGCCTCACCGACGTCCTCGGCCAGAGCCGCGAGGACACCAGAGAGCTTGCCGCGATCATCGGACCTGACGCCGCAGGCGTCCTTGAAGAGACGCCCGTAGCTGCCGTTGAAGTCCTGCACTGCCTGCTCCACGGCCCCGTACAGGAAGCCTCCTTCGGCACGCAGAACCTCGTCGGCGGAGTTCGCGGCACTGATCAGCGCATCGGCTGCGCCGTCATCAAAAGCAATTCCCATGCCAGGCCCCCAGGCAGAACAATAAATCCAATGACTAGCATAACTGCTGTTGCGCAATTGAAAGGTTAGTGGTGTTGGACGAATTTAGGAGGGTGTAGGCCTGAGGATGCAAGAAGCACCGCTTCCTGGCCACGGAACAGGCTGCCGAGAAACTGAACATGTCAGTGAACCAGATCCGGGCGCTGCTCAAGTCTGGTGATCTGCGGGATATCCAGATCGATGGCCGGAACGTCTGGCGCATCGCTGCAACCGACGTCGAGAGCTACATCGCTGAGGCGTACAGGGTCACTGCAGAGCGGATCGCCGCCGGCGGACTGCCTGAGTGATGGCACGGCGAACAGACTTGAAGCGATGCTGCGCCTAGCGGCGGCTTCCTCGCGTCTTGTGCCAGTACTCGGCGCTCTGGCTCTCGGTGCCCACGATGTCGTCGGATTTCGGCGTAGCTGGCCACATCTCCAGTATGTAATGATCGATGACTTCTTCGGAGAATTCTCCATCATGGCCTTCGTCGCGTCCCTTCGCGCTGACCGGCAGCCGGTAGCTGCCGGACGGCACGTGGCCTAGCTCGCCGGTGGTCTCGTCCGCCCACGAGGAATCACTGTCCAGCTCTGCAGGCTCATCCAGGAGCATGATGCGCACGTCAGAGCCGCCCGATCGCCGGCCGAAGCGGACGTAGATGGCATCCGGATTGGACGCCGGGCCCAGGCCGTTGACCTGGCCATCGAAGAAGCGTTCAAAGATTCCGTCAAAGCCATAGCCGGACCACAGAAGGTTGAACTGGCCGTACTCGGTCATGATGACTTGATCGAGCAGTACTCTTTCCACGGACTCAGCATACGAGGGAGCGGCCGGGTTATTCAGCTGCACCGGTGAAGTACTGCGCGACGTCGTAACTGCCGATCAGCCGCGCCAGCCCCACGGGATTCTGTCCACTTCCGTTGACGCTGTGTGGATCAGCGCCGTGCGATCGGAGGAGCTTCCATATCTGAGCCGCAAGACAGCGCACGCCGGCAGGATTGCCTAGGGTCTTCTCAGGACTTGTTCCTGGTTCCGGGGATGTGAGTTGCTGAGGGCTCAGTTGCAGCAAGTTCACGCAGCTGGCGGGGGCGGAATGGTTTGATCAAGTATGCGGTGGCTCCGGCTGCGATGCCATGAAGTTCATCATCACGCTCAGCGAAAGCTGTGATTCTGTCATTGTAGAGGTTGCTTAAGTCGAAACTCATGTCGAGGTTTCCAGATAAAGTAAGGATCGCCAATCAACCGCAGAAATTCCACCCATTCCTGTTGCGACATTTCGCAGGAGCCAAAGCTGTGAAAGGGGTCGTGATGGACAGTCCGGTGCTTGACCTACGGCAGCTCCATGACCCCCGCATTCCTGACACCAGACTTGAGGTACTCGGGAAACCTGCCGAACGACGCGCCCTACGCTACGCCAACCCTGCACATCGAAACGAGTTCGTGGCCGGCCGGTTGGCCGTACTGCACTTTGCGGCGACGCTTGTGGGAGTGGAGTCCCGCCGCCTCGTTCCTGACTTTCACTGTCCGCGGTGCGGCCCCGGCCAGGACCATGGTCGCCCAGGGTTCATGCTCGACGGCGGCGCCGCGCCTCTGGCGCTCAGTGCATCCCGGGCGTCGGGCTGGGTACTACTGGCCGGCGTCGTGCATGCTCCCGAAGGACTACGGCTGGGAGTGGATCTTGAATCGACCGGCAAAGCAACCTTCGAAGGCTTTGACGACATCGCGCTGACCGCAACCGAGAAACGCTTCCTGTCCACCATCTCGGATCAGGAGCGAGATAGTCAGCGCGCGCGCCTGTGGGCACGCAAAGAGGCATGGCTGAAGATGACGGGGGAGGGCCTGAGGCGCAACCCCGCAGAGCTGGATGTGCTGGACCTGCCCGGCCTGAGGGATATCACGGAAAGGGCACTGCCTGACGGTTTGGTAGCCGCCTTGGCACTGGGTTAGCGCGCCGAAGGCAGGGCCGGCAGCGAAGCTTCGTACAGCCACGGGCGGATAATCGAGGCGCAATCAAAGCCCGGAAGGAACGCGTCCGCAGCTGCGACGAACGATTCCGTGGAGACTGAGCCGTGCCGGTTCGTGGCCGTCCAGTGCTGCAGGAATCCGAAGAACGCTTCGTCCCCGGCCGCCATCCGCACAGCGTGAACGGCAAGTGCGCCGCGCTTGTAGACGCGGTCATCGAACATCAGCTCAGGGCCCGGGTCACCTACCAGCAGGTCCTGCGGCCCGGCGTCGAGCCTTTTCCATGCGGCTGTTGCCCGCGAGGCAACAGTCATGGTCCTGGATTCCTCGGACCACAACCATTCGGCGTAGCAGGCGAAGCCTTCGTGCAGCCAGATGTCTTTCCAGCTGGTGACCGTCAGGGAATTACCAAACCACTGGTGGGATAGTTCGTGCGCGATCAAGCGCTGTGAATCCCAGGTATCGCGCATATGGTTCCGGCCAAAGATGGAAACAGTCTGGGCTTCCAGCGGAATTTCGAGTTCATCCTCAGTAACCACGGAGGTGTAATCGGCGAAGGGGTAGGGGCCGAAGCAGTCCTCGAAAGTACGCATCATGTCCGGCTGACGTCGCAGGCCTTGAAGGGCGTCAACGGCCGTTTCGGGGGTGACGGCTACGAATTGAGGGACACGGTGGTGGGTGTCGTCCACGTGCAGCGGAACCTTGGCGTACCGCCCGATCTGAACAGTGGCCAAATAGGTTGCCATGGGCTCGCTGTTTTCGTAAACCCACGTTTCCCGGCTTGATTTTCGCGAGTGGGATACCAGCCTGCCGTTGCACACCGGGCGGTAGTTATCGTCCGTGGTTACCGAGATGAGGAAACTCGACTTGTACCGGGGATGGTCGTTGCAGGGGAACCAGGACGCCGCGCCGTTTGGCTGGCCGGCCACCAGGACGCCGTCGTTCAGTTCTTCCCACCCCACTTCGCCCCACAGGCCGCGGCGCGGCTGCGGGTTGCCGTCGTAGCGGATCTCCAAGGAGAACTGCTGGCCGGCCTTGAGCGGGGACACAGGTGTCAGCACGAGGTGTTCTGCCCGGTGACTGAACTTCTGCACCTTCTTGCCGTCCAGCTGAACCTTGCTCGCCCGCAGTCCTACCAGGTCAAGGACGATCTGGGCCATGGGCTCCAGGACCGTGCATCGCAGGACTGCCTTGCCGATCAGCTTGTTGCTGCCCAGCCTGACATCGAGGTCCAACTCGTACCTGTCCACGCGGTAGGCGCTGCTGCCGTGGTTCAAGGCGTAGGGGTCGGCTTCGGTGAGGTGAGTATTGATTGGAGCGGCCATATCCGTCCAATCTACTTCAGGCGCGGCGCTTGTGCTGACGGACCCACCCAAGGGCTCACGGGGTTGCCCATCCAGTACGTCCCGGCCGGGACGGTTTCGCCGCGCATGACCAACGACGCCGGCCCCACAGTTCCGCCGTCGCCGATGCTTGCCGCGGGGAGGATGACCCCGTGCGGGCCCATGGTGGCGCCGTTGCCGAGCGTCACGGTGTCAAGGCTCATGACACGGTCGTGGAAGAGGTGTGTCTGGACTACGCAGCCACGGTTGACGGTGGAGTTTTCGCCCAGGGTGACGAGGTCGGCTTCGGGGAGCCAGTAGCTCTCGCACCACGTTCCACTGCCGATCTTCGCGCCAAGCCCACGCAGCCACCACACCAGGGCAGGGGTACCAGCGGCGGATCGGGCGAACCACGGGGCACTGACCATCTCAATGAAGGTATCCACCACTTCGTTGCGCCAAATGAACGAGCTCCACAGCGGATGTTCTCCCGAGCGGATGGTCCCCACCAGAACCCACTTGGCCACAATGGAACTCAGCGCGGCCACGGCTCCTGCTGACAACATCACCACGCCGCCAAGGACCGCTGCTGCCCAGTAACCCCAGCTGCGCGCGATTCCATCCAGGACCAGCATCACGCTGACGGCTATGGCCACGGTGAGGATGACCGGAATCAGGCGGCACAGTTCCCACAGTGCCCTGGCGATCTTCAGCTTGAGGGCCGGGCGGAAGGTACGGGTCTGATCAGCATCGACGGCGGTGCGGCGCAACCTGACGGGCGGACTGCCAAGCCAGGACGTGCCCGACTTCGCTTTGGCCGGGGTGGCCGAGAGGACAGCCACCAGAGAGTTCTTGGGTACGTTCCGCCCGGCGGCCGTCATGCCGGAGTTGCCCAGGAAGGAACGCTTCCCGATTTTGGCCGGTGCAATTTTCATCCAGCCGCCACCAAGTTCATACGATGCCACCATGGTGTCGTCCGCAAGGAAGGCGCCGTCGCCGATGGTGGTCATTTTGGGAACGAGGAGCACGGTTGAGGCTTCCACGTTCTTGCCAACCTTGGCCCCGAGGAGACGCAACCAGACGGGGGTAAAGAGGCTCGCGTAGACCGGAAACAGGAGATCCCGGGCCATGTCCAGGAGGCGTTCGGTAGCCCAGACCTGCCACCCGATGCGGCTGCGCACCCGGTAATAGCCCTCTTTCAGACCCAGGCCGAGGAGCCTGGCAAAAATCAGGATCAGTACCAGGTTGCCGAAGAACCACACCAAAGCAGCGAGCGGAACGGCCAAGGCAATCTGTGGAAGGGCCGTTCCCAGGGACTTGTGGCCCTGGATGAAAGCCAAAACCACCAGTGCGCCTGCAAAGGCAGAGATGTAGGGGATGAGGGCCAGCAAAGCTGACGCGCCAGCGAAAGCGGAGAACCAAAGCCGGTCCATGCCCGCGCGGCGGCTGCTTGGTTCAGGCCATTCGTGTTTGGCTTTTCCGCGGCGTTCTGCCGGTGAGCCGGCCACCAGGTGTCCGGCTTTGACTTTGCCCAGCACAGCGGATCCGGCATCAACGTGGGCCCCCGCACCTATGGTGGCTCCGGGCATCAGGGTGCTCCGGGCACCCACCACTGCACCGGCTCCCACATGGATCTGGCCAATGTGCACCGAGTCACCGTCCACCCACCAGCCGGAAAGGTCCACTTCAGGCTCGATGTTCGCTCCGCTGCCCAAGGACAGCAGGCCCGTCACCGGGGGTAAGGAGTGAAGGTGGACGTCCCTGCCGATTTTCGCACCGAGGGCGCGCGCGTAGTAGGGGACAAACGGGGCGCTGGCCAGGCCTATGGCACCCGAAAGGTCTTGAATCTGTTCTGCGAGCCACAGCCGCAAGTGCGTCTTGCCGGACCTGGGGTAGGTTCCTGGTTCAACCCTGCCGAGCAGGATGCGGGCCGCCAGCACCGAGATCGTCATGCGACCCAGAGGGCTGACAAAGACCAGCCATGACGCAGCGATCCACCACCAGGAGAGAACGGGAGCGGCAGCGAACCCGGCGAAGTCGGCCAGTAGTTTGTTGGCAGCCATAAGGTAGGTCAGCCAACGCATCCCTACGAGGATGTGGAGCGGCACGCCCATGAGGACCTGGAAGACTTGTGACTTCAAGGCGGTGGGGCGGACGCTGCGCTCTGCAGCGGGGCCTGGCGCGCCGCCGTCGGGCAGTGATTGCCGGGCGGCGTCAATCAGGGCGCCGATGCGCGGAGTGGCATAGATGTCAGCCACGGTGATGGTGGGGTAGCGGACCCGGAGTGCCGACACGAGCTGGGCCGCAGCCAGGGATCCGCCACCATAAGCGAAGAAGTCGGCATCGAGTGAACTGACGGGGCTGCCCAGTACCGATTCCCACTGCTCCACCACCCACCGGGCGTCATCGGGCAGGTTCAGTGGAGCGTTGCCTGCCTCGGTGGCGCCCGCTCCTGCCAGCGGCCAGGGCAGCGCATGGCGGTCCACTTTGCCGCTGGTCTTGGTAGGAAGCGAATCCACCACTGTCAGCAGGGGGATCAGAGCAGCCGGCAGGCTCTCGCCCAGAAGTTGGCGGGAATCGTCCATGGACAGTTCATAACCGTCAACGGGAGCCAGGTAACCCACCAGGATCTGGTTGCCGGCCGCCGTCGTCTGCACTGCGGCAGCCGCACCTGCGACGCCGGGCAAGGACTGCAGCGCTGCATCAACTTCGCCCAGTTCAATCCGACGTCCGCCGAGTTTGACCTGTTCATCGGCCCTGCCCATGAAGATCAGGCCCTCGGTTTCGAAGCGCACCAGGTCACCCGAGCGGTACGCACGTTCCCATCCGAGCGTTGGCATTGGGGCGTACTTCTCGGCATCCTTGGCGGGATCCAGGTACCGGGCCAACCCGACTCCGCCGATGATCAGTTCCCCGATCCCGCCTTCGGGAACGGGAACGCCATGTGAATCGACGACGGCGAGGTCCCACCCGTCCAGCGGCAAGCCGATCCGTACGGGGCCGGGTCCGCCAAGGGGTGCGGCGCAGGCGACGACGGTCGCCTCGGTGGGTCCATAGGTGTTCCACACTTCACGGCCATCCACGGCCAGGCGTTCGGCCAGCTCCGGCGGGCAGGCCTCTCCGCCGAAGATCAGGAGGCGGACGTTTTCCAGTGCTTCCGCGGGCCACAATGCGGCGAGGGTAGGCACGGTGGAAACCACTGTGATCCCGTGGTTGATGAGCCAGGGCCCCAGGTCCATCCCGGTCCGGACAAGGGCTCGTGGCGCAGGCACCAGGCAGGCTCCGTGACGCCAGGCCAGCCACATCTCCTCGCAGGAAGCGTCAAAGGCCACCGATAGGCCGGCCAGCACACGGTCCTGGGGACCGATCGGCTCGGGCTGGAGGAAGATGCGGGCTTCTGCATCAACGAACGCCGCTGAGGAACGGTGCTTGACCGCAACTCCTTTGGGGGTACCGGTGGATCCGGAGGTGAAGATGATCCAGGAGTCATCATCCAGCGCGGGGCCTGCCGGTGAGGAAACAGCATCTCTGGCGGGACCGGAAAGCTGGATGTCCAGGCCTGCGGCAATGACGGCAGCCACCTTGGCTTCACCGAACACCAGACGGGCCCGCTCCTCGGGATCGTCCGCATCCACGGGAACGTAAGCGGAACCGGCCATGAGGATTCCCAGGATGGCGATGTAGAGCTCGTTGGTGCCCGACGGAATCCGGACACCGATTTTGTCTCCTCGCCCAAGCCCTGATGCGTTCAACTTTGCGGCAAAAGATCGAACCGCCTTCAGCAGCTCGGTATAGCTCAGTGACTTGTGCCCGTCATCCAAGGCCGAAGCCTCTGGAAAGGAGGCTGCCGTCGCCTCCAGAATGTCCACGAGAGTGCGTTCGGCAGGGGCCAAAGGGCCACCGGGCAGCTGGGGACGGTACGTCATCAGGGCAGGCGTCGTACCGGCCCCAGCGGAATGTTCTGTGCTCACGTTGGTCAGCTTTCCGCAGAAAGATGAACAAAAGGTGTCCGGCGTTTCCTGAAGGTCACGCCGTGTTGACCTGCAGTTCGCTTTTTGCACATGTGGGGTTCACAAGGCTGATCAGGGAACCAGGAGTACTTTGCCGGTGGTCCGCCGTCCTTCCAGGTCCCGGTGCGCCTGGGCTGCCTCCGCGAGCGGGTAGGTTGCGCCCACCCTGACAGCCAAAGTGCCGTTGGCGGCGGCATCGAAAATCTCTGCTGAACGCCACCGGCGCTCCTGGGCGTTCTGGACGAAGTGCGCCATGGTGGGCCTGGTCAGCGTCAGTGAACCGGCGGCGTTCAGACGCTGGGGATCAAATGGCGGTACGGGGCCGGAGGCGGCGCCGAAGAGCACCATGGCGCCTCGGATGCGAAGGCTTCTAAGGGAATCGTCGAACGTGTCTTTACCCACGCCGTCGTACACCACGTTGACGCCTTCGCCGTCGGTCAGTTCGCGGACCCTGTCAGCGAATCCGTCATAGCGGAGAACCTCATCGGCGCCGGCCAAGGTAGAGAGATCGGCCTTCTCATCCGAGGAGACCGTGGTGATGACGCGGGCGCCGCGTGCCTTCAGGAGCTGAGTCAGCAGGAGGCCAACACCACCGGCTCCTGCATGCAGGAGGACGGTGTGGCCCGGCTCTACCCGGAACGATGAGTTCATCAGGTAATGCGCGGTGATGCCCTGCAGCGGCAGGGCCGCAGCGGTGTGGTCGTCGACGCCGTCAGGAACCGGAAGTGCCTTGCCCGCCTCCACGAGGGCGTACTCCGCGTAGGTTCGGCTTCCCTCGGCCGTGGCGACCCGGTCACCCACGGAAAATTCTTCGACACCTTCGCCTACGGCCTCCACCGTGCCAGCGGCCTCAGCGCCCGGGGTGAAGGGGTATTCCACCTTGTAGGTGCCGCTGCGTTGGTAGGTCTCAATGAAGTTGACCCCGGCAGCTGCGACCTTGATCAACAGCTGGCCGGGGCCAGGCTTCGGTATTTCCACAGTGGCGTACTCGAGGACCTCAGGTCCTCCGGGCTGCTGTGCAACGATGGCGTGCGTCATGGTGGCTCCTCACTCCGGGGCGGTCCTTCCGGTGCCCGGTTTCAGAATCCATCCTAGGGAGGTTGGGGCCTCCGGTGTGGAACGCCTAACGGCGTCCGTGCGTCGAAGCCACCGGGCAGTCGAAGCCGCGGCCTGCTGCCAGGCCCACGTCATTGAGGTATCTGACAACGATCCCGTAGGACTGTATCAGCGTGGTTTCCGTGTAGTTAATGGAGTGCTTGGCGCAGAACTCGCGCACGATTTTTGTGGCCTTGTACAAGTGGGGGCGGGCCATGTCCGGGAACAGGTGATGCTCCACCTGCCGGTTGAGTCCGCCAAGGAGGAAGTCCATGAAAATGCCACCGGAGATGTTCCGCGACGTCAGAATCTGGCGGTTGAGGAAGTCCACGCGGCTGTCCTTGGGGAGGACCGGCATGCCCTTGTGGTTGGGTGCGAACGAGGCACCCATGTAGAAGCCGTAAACCATGATCTGTACGCCCAGGAAGGCGAACGCCATGCCGATGGGCAGGAACGTGAAAGCCAGGATTGGGAGGGCGGCAAGCCTGGTGACCAGGATGGGTGTCTCCACCCAGCGGTGACGTACTTTCTGCTTGCCGAAAACAAAGCGAAGGGAGTCAAACTGCAGGCTCAGGCCCAGGAGCGTCAGGAGCGGGAAGAAGAACCAGCCCTGCTTCTTGGTCAGGAAAGCCAGGCGGCCTTTACGTTCGGCCGCGGCGTCTTCGTAGAACACCAAGGCGTTGTTCCTGATGTCCGGGTCCTTGGAGATGACGTTGGGGTGGTTGTGGTGGGCTCCGTGCTTCTGTTCCCACCAGGAGTAACTGATGCCTGCTACGCCGGTGGCAAGGAGGCGGGCGGACCAGTCATTGGCCCTGCGCGAGGCGAAAATCTGCTTGTGGCCTGCCTCGTGGGCAAGGAAGCTCAGCTGCGTGCACAGGATGCCTACGGCAGCGGCAATCAGGAGCTGATACCAGGAATCGCCAATGAGGGCGAAGCCCAGCCAAGTGCCCGCCATGAGCAATACCAGGGCCACGAAGACCCAGATGTAGAAGCCACTGCGGCGTTCGAGGAGTCCGGCGGATTTCACGCTCTTGAGGAGCTCTGAGTAGCTCTGGACGACGGGGTTGGGTTGAATTGCGCGAGCTTTGGGGCGCTCAGCGGTGGACGTGGGTGACATAAATGGCCCCGTATCGCTAACGGGCAACGCTGCAGCCGACGTTCGGACTGCACGGTCTGGATCACCCTTCACTAAGCATACTCGCAATGCACTAAAAAATGAGACACATCACAAAGTCATGCATAAATATCGGACAGCATGAATATTCTTGCTGTACAGTGGACTCATGACTATTTCTGTTGCGGTCTCCGGTGCCAGCGGCTACGCCGGGGGAGAAGTGCTGCGTCTGCTGGCAGGCCATCCGAACGTCACCATTGGTGCCATCACCGCTCACAGCAACGCCGGTTCTAGACTAGGGGAGTTGCAGCCGCATCTCCATGGCCTGGCCAG contains the following coding sequences:
- a CDS encoding acyl-CoA desaturase, whose translation is MSPTSTAERPKARAIQPNPVVQSYSELLKSVKSAGLLERRSGFYIWVFVALVLLMAGTWLGFALIGDSWYQLLIAAAVGILCTQLSFLAHEAGHKQIFASRRANDWSARLLATGVAGISYSWWEQKHGAHHNHPNVISKDPDIRNNALVFYEDAAAERKGRLAFLTKKQGWFFFPLLTLLGLSLQFDSLRFVFGKQKVRHRWVETPILVTRLAALPILAFTFLPIGMAFAFLGVQIMVYGFYMGASFAPNHKGMPVLPKDSRVDFLNRQILTSRNISGGIFMDFLLGGLNRQVEHHLFPDMARPHLYKATKIVREFCAKHSINYTETTLIQSYGIVVRYLNDVGLAAGRGFDCPVASTHGRR